The Saccopteryx leptura isolate mSacLep1 chromosome 2, mSacLep1_pri_phased_curated, whole genome shotgun sequence genome has a window encoding:
- the MYCBPAP gene encoding MYCBP-associated protein: protein MKSLKKESRLRLPPAKFLEAVSESIKEKKRTKVPEQITPPIQEEPEPVSNVLQGDDILALAIKEEDLKKQHISCFIETRDKPVITQKFIIRKLRPKDPRRKVCHIVAHPATPDAATKPLDYYGLGDSLYSGDQILPHHILGSLQEFRRIAVARGNSQLAKLIHTSPCPMTVISTPEESKQEQKAPKEEKAPPWAPPFERNRVKNWRRNLALWKRQQESLSERLQKPVGELLMHIGETYRRIQEERQLIDQILPTQHDGKCSEETSGFWSQLEYLGDEMTGLVITKTKSQRGLLEPVTRIRKPHVIQKEMGLLGQKDAWYRYTWDRSLFLIHRRKELQSVMAELGFSQQDIDGLEVVGRGQPFSAVTVEDDAVLERSQEGSPEDPVSLDSLTPDEASMPVLGPSLLFCGKPACWIRDSDPQGKKRVGIAVRLTFETLEGQKTSSELTVVNNGTVAIRYDWRRRSQRDSFQDLKKNRTQRFYFNNRGDVILPGETKTFSFFFKSLNAGIFREFWEFGTHPILLGGAVLQVNLHAVSLALDIYRDARKSLEEDLASHEAATVVNSMLQELLQGVLTPERARSPADAYLTEEDLFRHRNPRLHYQYQVVQNLHGLYRQYMILPSKAKEVRPGEDESVGPRARAATAQSVYSDRASTNAESVAHVRIPVLEPQPPQKETTAVGNSQDSSRAQKSRAGPRSSVRKSIMEETLVEGSPDPERAKSLRELEGLPVPEWSLCLEDLRKAMMTLPEENQREDALTRLNKAALELCQEQRPLQSDFLYQMCLQLWRDVSDSLVNHSLWLRALLGLPEKDTIYLDMLEEQDRKSPLVMEVKLTSGRAGKEDRKGTAQEKKQLGIKDKEDKKGAKMLGKEDRLNSKKQKAKDDKKPVKSPSRDKLFLEDPAPVIITSSQDPIDPQVMQEYTQRLYTEVYGLLETLVTGLMVLADELSPIENAEEPLHLCI from the exons ATGAAATCTCTAAAGAAGGAATCCCGCCTCAGATTACCTCCAGCCAAATTCTTGGAGGCCGTCTCAGAGAGCATCAAAG AAAAGAAGCGGACCAAGGTCCCTGAACAGATCACACCCCCCATTCAGGAAGAACCTGAGCCTGTTAGCAATGTCTTGCAAGGAGATGACATTCTTGCCTTAGCCATTAAGGAGGAGGACTTGAAAAAG caACACATTTCTTGCTTTATTGAAACAAGAGATAAACCTGTCATTACCCAGAAATTTATTATCCGTAAACTCAGACCCAAGGATCCTAGGAGGAAAGTCTGCCACATCGTAGCACACCCCGCTACTCCAGATGCCGCCACGAAGCCCCTGGACTACTACG GTCTGGGTGACAGCCTCTATAGCGGTGACCAGATCCTGCCCCACCATATCTTGGGGAGTCTCCAGGAGTTTCGGAGAATTGCAGTTGCTCGAGGGAACAGCCAG CTGGCCAAGCTGATACACACCTCGCCCTGTCCGATGACTGTCATCTCGACCCCAGAGGAGTCGAAGCAGGAGCAGAAAGCACCCAAAGAAGAGAAGGCACCTCCCTGGGCCCCACCTTTTGAGCGCAATCGTGTGAAAAACTGGCGGCGCAACCTAGCCCTGTGGAAGAGGCAGCAAGAGTCCCTCAGCG AGCGCCTGCAGAAACCCGTCGGCGAGCTGCTGATGCACATCGGGGAGACCTACAGACGGATCCAGGAGGAGCGGCAGCTCATTGACCAAATCCTTCCGACGCAGCATGACGGGAAG TGCTCTGAGGAGACCAGCGGGTTCTGGAGTCAGCTGGAATACTTGGGAGATGAAATGACGGGTCTGGTGATAACGAAGACAAAATCTCAGCGTGGCCTCCTGGAGCCCGTCACTCGCATCAGGAAGCCGCACGTCATCCAGAAGGAGATGG GCTTGCTGGGCCAGAAGGATGCTTGGTACCGCTACACCTGGGATCGGAGTCTGTTCCTCATCCACCGACGCAAAGAGCTGCAGAGCGTCATGGCAGAGCTGGGTTTCAGCCAGCAG GACATTGATGGCCTGGAGGTGGTGGGCAGGGGGCAGCCTTTCTCAGCTGTGACAGTGGAGGACGATGCAGTGTTGGAAAGGAGCCAGGAAGGTTCCCCGGAAGACCCAGTGAGCTT AGATTCATTGACCCCTGATGAGGCCTCCATGCCTGTTCTTGGCCCTTCTCTGCTGTTCTGTGGGAAGCCAGCCTGCTGGATCAGAGACAGTGACCCACAGGGCAAG aaGCGCGTTGGAATTGCTGTCCGCTTGACCTTTGAAACTTTAGAAGGGCAGAAAACATCTTCGGAATTGACTGTGGTCAATAATGGCACGGTAGCTATTCGGTACGACTGGCGACGGCGGTCCCAGCGGGACTCTTTCCAAGACCTGAAGAAAAACAGGACACAACGGTTTTACTTTAATAATCGGGGAG ATGTGATTCTGCCTGGAGAAACAAaaaccttttccttcttcttcaaatcTTTGAATGCTGGGATCTTCAGGGAATTTTGGGAGTTTGGAACTCACCCCATCCTGTTAGGAGGTGCTGTCCTGCAGGTCAATCTCCATGCAGTCTCCCTGGCCCTGGACATTTATAGGGATGCGAGGAAGTCACTGGAG GAAGACCTGGCGTCCCACGAGGCGGCCACCGTCGTGAACAGCATGCTGCAGGAGCTGCTGCAGGGGGTCCTGACCCCGGAGCGTGCGCGGTCACCCGCGGACGCCTACCTCACGGAGGAGGACTTGTTCCGCCACAGGAACCCGCGG CTGCATTACCAGTACCAGGTGGTGCAGAACCTGCATGGACTGTACAGGCAGTACATGATCCTACCCTCCAAGGCCAAGGAGGTCAGGCCGGGTGAGGACGAGTCCGTCGGCCCCAGGGCCCGGGCGGCCACGGCCCAGTCGGTCTACTCGGACAGGGCCTCCACGAACGCCGAGTCTGTAGCACACGTCAGGATTCCGGTCTTGGAACCTCAGCCGCCCCAAAAGGAGACTACGGCCGTTGGGAACTCCCAAGATTCTTCCAGGGCCCAGAAGAGCCGAGCAGGGCCCAGGAGTTCTGTGCGGAAGAGCATCATGGAGGAGACCCTGGTGGAGGGGAGCCCGGACCCGGAGAGAGCCAAGAGCCTCAGGGAGCTGGAGGGCCTCCCCGTGCCCGAGTGGAGCCTCTGCCTGGAGGACCTCCGAAAG GCAATGATGACACTCCCTGAGGAGAACCAGAGAGAAGACGCCCTAACCAGGCTCAACAAAGCAGCGCTGGAGCTGTGCCAGGAACAGAGGCCGCTCCAGTCCGACTTCCTGTACCAGATGTG TTTGCAGCTGTGGAGGGATGTGAGTGACAGCCTGGTGAACCATTCCCTGTGGCTGAGGGCTCTGCTGGGCCTGCCTGAGAAGGACACCATCTACTTGGACATGCTAGAAGAGCAAG ATCGAAAATCACCTCTTGTCATGGAAGTGAAGCTAACTTCGGGGAGAGCTGGGAAGGAGGACCGGAAGGGGACAGCCCAGGAAAAGAAGCAGCTGGGAATCAAAgacaaagaagataaaaagggAGCCAAGATGCTGGGGAAGGAG GACCGTTTAAACAGCAAGAAGCAGAAGGCAAAGGATGACAAGAAACCTGTGAAATCTCCAAGTCGGGACAAGCTTTTCTTGGAAGACCCTGCCCCTGTCATTATCACTTCTTCTCAGGATCCCATAGATCCCCAGGTCATGCAGGAATACACCCAGAGGTTGTACACTGAG